A stretch of the Methanobacterium veterum genome encodes the following:
- the dmpI gene encoding 4-oxalocrotonate tautomerase DmpI: MPVITIEGPKLTKQQKEELVKTIAESASKIMGLPVEAIVTIIREVEAENVGTGNILLCNRK; the protein is encoded by the coding sequence ATGCCTGTAATTACAATAGAAGGACCTAAATTAACAAAACAACAAAAAGAAGAACTTGTAAAAACTATTGCAGAAAGTGCAAGTAAAATAATGGGATTACCAGTAGAAGCAATTGTGACTATAATAAGGGAAGTTGAAGCAGAAAACGTGGGGACTGGGAATATTCTGTTATGCAACAGGAAATAA
- a CDS encoding response regulator: MNSKPIKILLIEDNREDAVIIREMLKETPNISFELNHVDRLKNGFESLFNDTFDVLLLDLNLPDSWGFDTFIRTYDQTPELPIVIMSGFDDEDIAVKAVREGAQDYLIKGQIDGRLLARSISYAIERKETEKELMKSHKDQRELIEWHEKELLETERKLQEEIEERENVENKLIDALKTVEIERSKLNSLINNLSVGILIVEASSGKPLIKNKKLEDIWDDCLEIEELAEYCYYNCSHPDGRPYELEDWPLTRSITSGEEVEEEKIIISKEDGTKSVVISSSVPIRDTNGQIVMGMSIFSDGD; the protein is encoded by the coding sequence ATGAATAGTAAACCTATCAAAATTTTATTAATAGAAGATAACAGAGAAGATGCTGTAATCATACGGGAAATGTTAAAAGAAACACCAAATATCTCGTTTGAATTGAATCATGTTGATAGACTTAAAAATGGATTTGAAAGTCTTTTTAATGACACCTTTGATGTTTTACTCCTTGATTTAAATTTACCTGACAGCTGGGGATTTGATACTTTTATTAGAACTTATGATCAGACCCCTGAGTTACCTATAGTAATAATGAGTGGATTTGATGATGAAGATATCGCTGTTAAGGCTGTTCGTGAAGGTGCCCAGGACTATCTAATTAAAGGACAGATCGACGGTCGGTTGTTGGCTCGTTCAATTTCTTACGCCATTGAACGTAAAGAAACTGAAAAAGAATTAATGAAAAGCCATAAAGATCAGAGAGAGCTGATTGAATGGCATGAAAAAGAACTGCTTGAAACAGAAAGAAAACTGCAGGAAGAAATTGAAGAAAGGGAAAATGTAGAAAATAAATTGATTGATGCACTCAAAACTGTAGAAATAGAAAGATCAAAACTGAATTCTCTAATCAACAATTTATCCGTTGGAATTTTAATCGTAGAAGCCTCTTCAGGTAAACCTCTTATTAAAAATAAAAAATTGGAAGATATCTGGGATGATTGTTTAGAGATAGAAGAACTTGCAGAATACTGCTATTATAATTGCTCCCACCCTGATGGGAGGCCCTATGAACTTGAAGACTGGCCATTAACACGTTCTATTACAAGCGGCGAAGAAGTTGAAGAAGAAAAGATCATCATTTCAAAGGAAGACGGTACAAAAAGCGTAGTAATTAGTAGTTCTGTACCCATACGTGATACTAACGGCCAGATAGTAATGGGAATGTCTATTTTCTCAGATGGGGATTAA
- a CDS encoding AbrB/MazE/SpoVT family DNA-binding domain-containing protein, with protein MGSYKDNHFFGSVKVGERGQIVIPKEARDKFDIKPGDSLVVFGKDKNQKLIIVKEDVMRDFALKILEDLDSQ; from the coding sequence ATGGGAAGTTATAAAGATAACCATTTTTTTGGCAGTGTTAAAGTTGGTGAACGTGGGCAAATTGTTATTCCTAAAGAAGCCAGGGACAAATTTGATATTAAACCTGGGGACAGCCTGGTAGTCTTTGGAAAAGATAAAAACCAAAAGCTCATAATCGTAAAAGAGGATGTAATGAGAGATTTTGCGCTTAAAATACTGGAAGACTTAGACAGTCAATAG
- a CDS encoding flavin reductase family protein yields the protein MILENFKRESLIPLPVSFISTVSKNGINNIAPYSCVMSILRPFDLICVASAKMRDTFVNIKETEEFVINMPGTDMADKVIPTAMHVPFNINEFKLADLKERPSQKVKAPGIEGCYAWMECKLHNIYEEDYNGIPYLLIMGKVVHLEIDDNVYNPEDGSWDLKKAKPLMMTGSNDGMHFCTVNDIDKFEPYGAMFEDGKDPLSWMYEKEVKTCK from the coding sequence ATGATCTTAGAAAATTTTAAGAGAGAGTCGCTGATACCATTGCCAGTATCATTTATTTCTACAGTTAGTAAAAATGGCATTAATAACATAGCCCCTTATTCGTGTGTTATGTCAATTTTACGTCCATTTGATCTGATTTGTGTGGCATCAGCAAAAATGAGAGACACTTTTGTCAATATAAAAGAAACAGAAGAATTCGTTATCAACATGCCAGGTACAGATATGGCGGATAAAGTAATACCAACGGCTATGCATGTACCATTTAATATTAACGAATTTAAACTTGCGGATCTAAAAGAAAGACCTTCCCAAAAAGTTAAAGCACCAGGGATTGAAGGCTGTTATGCATGGATGGAATGTAAACTACACAACATATATGAAGAGGATTATAATGGCATTCCTTATCTGTTAATCATGGGTAAAGTAGTACATCTAGAGATAGATGACAATGTTTACAACCCTGAGGATGGTTCCTGGGATCTAAAAAAAGCTAAACCATTGATGATGACAGGATCAAACGATGGAATGCATTTCTGCACTGTTAATGATATTGATAAATTTGAACCTTATGGTGCTATGTTTGAAGACGGTAAAGATCCATTATCATGGATGTATGAAAAAGAGGTGAAAACATGCAAATAG
- a CDS encoding sulfite exporter TauE/SafE family protein — MFDFNLILIPLFGFLIGLFVSTLGGGGGGLYVPVLTLIFGVTPQVAVATSLASVLPTTAAGALSHYREGNVDIRTGLILGIGGIVGTVIGAYIANMIPPVLLKKLLGAFMLIMLIPTLRSMLKRRKNKNEVKKESSKLTGPKRIIASLFGVAGGILAGGFGLSGTPPVTAGLYSLGLPAMMVVGTTIFVLIFNSVTGIGTYLLLGRLDIPLVLLLGCGSVVGAFLGPKLLKKINPKNFEKIYGPLTMGIMLISGAALLLT; from the coding sequence ATGTTTGATTTTAATTTAATTCTTATTCCTTTATTTGGATTTCTTATAGGCCTCTTCGTGTCCACTTTAGGTGGGGGCGGAGGAGGGTTGTATGTACCTGTTTTGACGTTGATTTTTGGCGTAACTCCGCAGGTGGCTGTGGCTACATCTCTAGCATCTGTTTTACCCACCACTGCTGCAGGTGCCTTAAGTCATTATCGTGAAGGTAATGTAGATATTCGTACAGGATTAATTTTAGGAATTGGCGGAATAGTGGGTACGGTAATAGGGGCATACATTGCTAATATGATACCTCCAGTGCTTTTAAAAAAGCTTTTAGGTGCTTTTATGTTAATAATGCTGATTCCAACACTAAGAAGTATGCTTAAAAGACGTAAAAACAAAAATGAAGTTAAAAAAGAATCTTCAAAACTTACTGGACCCAAAAGGATTATAGCCTCTCTTTTCGGAGTGGCAGGTGGAATACTGGCAGGAGGTTTTGGACTAAGTGGAACACCGCCAGTTACTGCAGGGCTTTATAGTTTAGGCCTGCCTGCCATGATGGTGGTAGGTACAACTATATTTGTACTCATCTTTAACTCTGTTACAGGTATAGGAACATATTTATTATTAGGAAGGCTTGATATACCTTTGGTACTCCTTCTTGGATGCGGATCAGTTGTAGGTGCCTTTTTAGGACCTAAATTGCTTAAAAAAATTAACCCCAAAAATTTTGAAAAAATCTACGGGCCTTTGACCATGGGCATCATGCTTATTTCAGGCGCAGCATTACTACTGACATGA
- a CDS encoding TSUP family transporter, producing the protein MPILTLPVYLQVGVATSLAMILPTTAVPTATAAWEIQKSVRDLGVGGIIGTLIGAYVANMIPSYILKKLLGVLLLVTAVPMIRRFLNEHKQNKKDNEKVDNKNGTKKHLMDLK; encoded by the coding sequence GTGCCCATCTTAACCCTCCCGGTGTATCTGCAGGTGGGTGTGGCTACGTCGCTGGCAATGATACTTCCTACCACTGCAGTGCCTACAGCCACCGCCGCATGGGAAATACAGAAGTCTGTAAGGGATTTGGGAGTTGGAGGAATAATAGGTACATTAATAGGAGCATATGTTGCCAATATGATTCCATCTTACATTTTAAAGAAACTATTGGGTGTTCTTTTACTTGTAACTGCAGTTCCAATGATAAGAAGATTTTTAAATGAACATAAGCAGAACAAAAAGGATAATGAAAAAGTTGACAATAAAAATGGAACTAAAAAACACTTAATGGACCTAAAATAA
- a CDS encoding ribonuclease H-like domain-containing protein, whose amino-acid sequence MEYENAQKLKEKLLDDHDGIALEDLIDGNEIITDSGTCYDIENKSTLKFNTLNQEKAREKILSDLKLLNGIGASRELKLQNEGYKTVEDLVEHERFGREASNLLKIIDSCNNCYISDRISECYPKSHPMSLFSSSFSNDEDFIFLDIETLGFSNVPIILLGVAKLHGNEICVNQYLSRSVGEESAVLDAFSSHVEDESVFVTFNGQTFDIPYIRNRMKYFGIKKNLNMPHFDLLHFSRRTWSDKLPNCQLTTIENHLFGIERIDDVPSGLVPAFYKTYIKTQNIGPLVPIIEHNRQDIITLALIFSRLHDEYSTY is encoded by the coding sequence ATGGAATACGAAAATGCCCAGAAATTAAAGGAAAAACTGTTAGATGATCATGATGGAATCGCACTCGAGGATCTAATAGATGGTAACGAAATTATTACAGATAGTGGTACCTGTTATGATATAGAAAATAAATCCACTCTCAAATTTAATACATTAAATCAGGAAAAAGCAAGAGAAAAAATTTTATCAGATTTAAAACTATTAAACGGAATTGGAGCATCAAGGGAACTAAAATTACAAAATGAAGGGTACAAAACTGTCGAAGACCTGGTAGAACATGAAAGGTTTGGCAGAGAAGCATCTAATTTATTAAAGATCATTGACAGCTGTAACAACTGCTACATATCTGATAGAATTTCAGAATGTTACCCAAAATCACACCCTATGTCCTTATTTTCATCTAGTTTTTCTAATGATGAGGATTTCATCTTTTTAGATATAGAAACTCTAGGATTTAGTAACGTTCCAATAATCCTTTTAGGGGTTGCCAAGCTTCATGGAAATGAAATATGCGTAAACCAGTACCTGTCACGGAGTGTAGGGGAAGAAAGTGCAGTTTTAGATGCTTTCTCATCTCATGTTGAAGATGAAAGTGTATTTGTAACATTTAATGGGCAGACATTTGATATTCCTTATATTCGAAACAGAATGAAATATTTCGGCATTAAAAAGAATTTAAACATGCCTCACTTTGATTTACTTCACTTTTCACGGCGTACATGGAGTGATAAATTACCAAACTGCCAGTTAACAACAATTGAAAACCATTTATTTGGTATAGAACGAATAGATGACGTACCCAGTGGATTAGTGCCTGCATTCTATAAGACTTATATTAAAACTCAAAATATTGGGCCTTTAGTTCCAATTATTGAGCACAACAGACAGGATATAATTACTTTGGCATTGATCTTCTCCAGACTACATGATGAATATTCCACATATTAA
- a CDS encoding TRAM domain-containing protein codes for MFNNNYGRDNYSNRGNSSSPLNEGEEYDVKIEDLGRDGDGIARIEGFVVFVTGAKIGDEVKIKITSIRRNFGFAEIVE; via the coding sequence TTGTTTAATAATAATTACGGAAGAGATAATTACTCAAATAGAGGAAATTCTTCTTCTCCTTTAAACGAAGGCGAAGAATACGATGTTAAAATTGAAGATCTTGGAAGAGACGGCGATGGAATCGCAAGAATAGAAGGATTTGTTGTTTTTGTAACAGGCGCTAAAATAGGCGATGAAGTTAAAATTAAAATCACTTCTATAAGAAGAAACTTTGGTTTTGCTGAAATAGTAGAATAA
- a CDS encoding PrsW family glutamic-type intramembrane protease, with the protein MPDARDDKIRYYQDNLIIEPHRPNLKEKLFFLLSGIIVSIPITLLFGSFTRNFLDVFPSFFASLISIIIFTPFIEEFAKAYPLFYRHGETERSIFILGFLVGLGFGITEFVLYVFVLNIPVIVRLPGILFHASATSIVAYGIAKKQPLKFYLIAVGLHILNNFSAMIETGDIGIIVANIGAYYLCLRFYLKTTEQFIDGSYFVD; encoded by the coding sequence ATGCCTGATGCTCGAGATGATAAAATAAGATATTATCAAGATAATTTAATTATAGAACCACATAGGCCCAATTTAAAAGAGAAACTTTTCTTTTTACTTTCAGGGATAATAGTTAGTATTCCTATAACCCTTCTTTTTGGATCATTTACAAGAAATTTTTTAGATGTTTTCCCTTCTTTTTTTGCCAGTCTAATTTCAATAATTATTTTCACTCCCTTTATTGAAGAGTTTGCCAAAGCATATCCCTTATTTTATAGACATGGTGAAACTGAAAGATCCATTTTTATTTTAGGGTTCCTGGTTGGTCTAGGATTTGGTATAACAGAATTTGTACTGTATGTATTTGTACTTAATATACCTGTAATAGTAAGACTGCCTGGAATTTTATTTCATGCATCAGCCACGTCTATAGTTGCATATGGTATTGCAAAAAAGCAGCCTTTAAAATTTTATTTAATTGCTGTTGGTTTACACATCTTGAATAACTTTTCAGCAATGATTGAAACGGGAGATATTGGTATTATTGTAGCCAATATTGGTGCTTATTATCTTTGTTTGAGGTTTTATCTTAAGACTACTGAGCAGTTTATTGATGGTAGTTATTTCGTTGATTAA
- a CDS encoding CARDB domain-containing protein has protein sequence MKQKIVILGITLITAFLLMGSASATTFTLLDNDLDLSYSNSAYTFNIYFNPYCGYVSTYGYKQISSVKITDIYGSSKTLIQNVNFRNIKNSYGYSASIDLDKDKLGLSSLKRVDVNFVKQPDLRIAAIKRSGNYYYVTVKNYGDATARSSYLGTSVYSHKTVKTYIPYLKSGQYKTVKLYVKSYYSKTFKADCTNLVNEIYEYNNIKYAY, from the coding sequence ATGAAACAAAAAATTGTAATATTAGGAATTACATTGATAACAGCATTCTTGTTAATGGGATCTGCATCAGCAACAACATTCACATTACTTGATAATGATTTAGATTTAAGTTATTCCAATAGTGCTTATACTTTTAATATTTATTTTAATCCTTATTGTGGTTATGTTTCAACATATGGATACAAACAAATATCCTCAGTAAAAATTACAGATATTTACGGCTCTTCAAAAACATTAATACAAAATGTTAATTTTAGAAATATTAAAAATAGTTATGGTTACTCTGCTTCTATTGATCTAGATAAAGATAAGCTTGGATTATCTTCATTAAAAAGAGTAGATGTTAATTTTGTTAAACAGCCTGATTTAAGGATAGCTGCAATTAAAAGGAGTGGTAATTATTATTATGTCACTGTGAAAAATTATGGTGATGCTACGGCTAGAAGTAGTTATTTGGGTACTTCTGTTTATTCTCATAAAACTGTAAAGACGTATATTCCTTATTTGAAATCTGGGCAGTATAAAACAGTTAAATTATACGTTAAATCGTATTATTCTAAAACATTTAAAGCGGATTGTACTAATTTGGTTAATGAGATATACGAATATAACAATATTAAATATGCATATTAA
- a CDS encoding peroxiredoxin, translated as MMENMQEKKNIPLLGDDFPEMKVQTTYGMMELPQEFSGKWFVLFSHPADFTPVCTTEFVAFQKRYDKFKELNCELIGLSVDQVFAHIKWEEWIKENLDIEIQFPIIADTGAVAQTLGLIHPGKGSNTVRAVFVVDGQGKIRTILYYPQELGRNMDEILRIVEAMQISDENNVAMPANWPKNEILDDHVIVPPVPTVPAIKERSKQAKEEGFECFDWWLCHKKL; from the coding sequence ATGATGGAAAATATGCAAGAAAAGAAAAATATACCCCTTTTAGGTGATGATTTCCCTGAAATGAAAGTACAAACCACCTATGGAATGATGGAACTCCCACAAGAATTTTCTGGAAAATGGTTTGTCCTCTTTAGCCACCCTGCAGACTTCACACCTGTCTGTACAACAGAATTCGTTGCATTCCAAAAAAGATATGATAAATTCAAAGAACTGAACTGCGAACTTATAGGTCTAAGTGTGGACCAGGTCTTTGCCCATATTAAATGGGAAGAATGGATAAAGGAAAATCTTGACATAGAAATCCAATTCCCAATAATAGCAGACACTGGAGCAGTAGCCCAAACATTAGGCCTTATCCACCCAGGAAAAGGGAGCAACACTGTAAGGGCTGTTTTTGTTGTAGACGGCCAGGGAAAAATAAGAACAATACTTTATTATCCACAAGAACTTGGAAGAAACATGGATGAAATCTTAAGAATTGTAGAAGCCATGCAAATATCTGATGAAAACAATGTTGCCATGCCTGCAAACTGGCCGAAAAATGAAATATTAGATGACCATGTAATTGTTCCACCAGTTCCAACTGTACCAGCAATAAAAGAACGATCTAAACAGGCAAAAGAAGAAGGATTTGAGTGTTTTGATTGGTGGCTTTGCCATAAAAAGCTGTAG
- a CDS encoding NAD(P)H-dependent oxidoreductase: MNVLIIFAHPEPNSLNGVMKDITAKTLRDNGHEVKISDLYGMRFKAVLDENDFSQRQNTEQFNPMMEQVNAVGTGSLSQDIKDEVKKIKWADMIIFQFPVWWTSPPAILKGWFDRVFLPGVVHNIAEGKMYDTGLLRGKKAMLSFTTGAPKEVYSSEGPHGDLNDIFKFITHNILEVTGLEVLPSIGIYGPAMVSKEHVKKELEKFKERINSL, from the coding sequence ATGAATGTACTTATTATTTTTGCACATCCTGAGCCAAATTCTCTAAATGGAGTTATGAAAGACATTACAGCTAAAACATTAAGGGATAATGGCCATGAAGTTAAAATATCAGATTTATACGGGATGAGATTTAAAGCAGTCCTTGACGAAAATGATTTTTCGCAAAGGCAAAATACTGAGCAATTTAATCCAATGATGGAACAGGTAAATGCAGTCGGAACAGGATCACTTTCTCAGGACATCAAAGACGAAGTAAAGAAAATAAAATGGGCAGATATGATAATTTTCCAGTTCCCAGTATGGTGGACATCACCCCCTGCAATCTTAAAAGGCTGGTTCGACAGGGTATTCCTGCCTGGAGTTGTCCACAATATAGCTGAAGGAAAGATGTATGATACAGGTTTATTAAGAGGTAAAAAAGCGATGCTATCCTTTACAACAGGTGCACCTAAAGAAGTATATTCCTCTGAAGGTCCCCACGGCGATTTAAATGATATCTTTAAATTTATAACCCACAATATTCTTGAAGTGACCGGTCTTGAAGTGCTTCCTTCTATTGGCATATACGGCCCAGCAATGGTATCTAAAGAACATGTAAAAAAAGAGCTTGAAAAGTTCAAAGAAAGAATAAATTCTCTATAA
- a CDS encoding type 1 glutamine amidotransferase domain-containing protein gives MSKIGVLIGPKFEDVEYIKPSKSFKGKGHELTHIGLKGGQTVEGKEEKTKVVVDKSAGDVSVNDFDAIFIPGGCSPDKLREDENVVEFVKEFVESNKPVFAICHAPQLLITAQVIEGRKVAGWKSIVQDIENAGAEYVNEEVVEDGNIISSRGPDDIPAFTEASLKKLE, from the coding sequence ATGAGCAAAATAGGAGTTTTAATAGGACCAAAATTTGAAGATGTGGAATATATTAAACCCTCAAAATCTTTTAAAGGAAAGGGGCATGAATTAACGCATATAGGATTAAAAGGTGGACAAACAGTAGAAGGGAAAGAAGAAAAAACAAAAGTCGTCGTTGATAAATCTGCCGGAGATGTATCAGTAAATGATTTTGATGCGATCTTTATTCCAGGCGGATGTTCTCCAGATAAATTAAGAGAAGATGAGAATGTAGTGGAGTTTGTGAAAGAATTTGTTGAAAGCAATAAGCCAGTTTTTGCAATCTGCCATGCTCCTCAGCTTTTAATTACAGCCCAGGTTATTGAAGGACGAAAAGTAGCAGGGTGGAAATCTATTGTTCAGGATATTGAAAATGCTGGAGCAGAGTATGTAAACGAGGAAGTTGTTGAAGATGGCAATATAATTTCAAGTCGCGGACCTGATGATATTCCTGCATTTACTGAAGCATCTCTTAAAAAATTGGAATAA
- a CDS encoding dTDP-4-dehydrorhamnose 3,5-epimerase family protein, whose translation MQIESIESIEDFNKLERPRVQNIPGFYGEELIDGVVLKDTKLFSDERGFLTELIRLDDEELKAQNIKQFIASYSYPGMIKGWHLHSKQEDHLICVTGMVKVALYDYRKDSPTYKVTNEIFMGEKYPRIVYIPPGIFHGTKNVGNEISVVIGMPSLFYDPEDVDERRVNPINNDIIPYDWDCKME comes from the coding sequence ATGCAAATAGAAAGTATAGAAAGTATAGAAGATTTCAATAAGTTAGAAAGACCAAGAGTTCAGAATATACCTGGTTTTTATGGTGAAGAACTCATTGATGGTGTTGTATTAAAAGATACAAAGCTATTCAGTGATGAAAGAGGATTTTTAACTGAACTCATTCGTTTAGATGATGAAGAATTGAAAGCACAGAACATTAAGCAATTTATTGCTTCGTATTCTTATCCTGGAATGATTAAGGGATGGCATCTTCATTCTAAGCAGGAAGATCACTTGATATGTGTCACTGGAATGGTAAAAGTTGCTTTATATGATTATAGGAAAGATTCACCTACATATAAAGTTACTAATGAAATATTTATGGGTGAAAAATATCCCCGCATAGTTTATATCCCTCCAGGAATCTTTCACGGCACCAAAAATGTAGGTAATGAAATATCTGTCGTGATAGGAATGCCTTCTCTCTTTTATGATCCTGAAGATGTAGATGAGAGGCGGGTTAATCCTATTAACAATGATATTATTCCATATGATTGGGATTGTAAAATGGAATAA
- a CDS encoding MBL fold metallo-hydrolase — translation MKIADGIEMIELPMNMMRRESTIRPTLIWDDDTVILVDAGMAGTLPVIKKAMEDAGVLPERLDKIIVTHQDIDHIGGIKDILDELPEVKVLAHEEDKPYIKGEKKLVRVNAKFMERISDLSEEEQKKVLYIFENTNAPVDITLADGEELADCGGIVVIHTPGHTPGHICLYHKATKTLIVGDAMNISEGQLVGTNNLILTEEDAKTAAASLKKFEKYDVENVITYHGGLFNDNPNQKIKDFNKDEA, via the coding sequence GTGAAAATAGCAGATGGAATAGAAATGATAGAATTACCTATGAACATGATGAGAAGAGAAAGCACAATTCGACCAACATTAATATGGGATGATGATACAGTTATCCTGGTTGATGCAGGAATGGCAGGTACTTTACCCGTCATCAAAAAAGCAATGGAAGATGCGGGCGTGCTACCCGAACGGCTTGATAAAATCATAGTTACACACCAGGATATTGACCATATCGGAGGTATTAAAGATATTCTTGACGAATTACCTGAAGTCAAAGTGCTTGCACATGAAGAAGATAAACCTTACATTAAAGGTGAAAAGAAACTTGTAAGAGTAAACGCAAAGTTTATGGAACGTATAAGCGATTTATCAGAAGAAGAACAGAAAAAAGTTTTGTATATATTTGAAAATACCAATGCACCAGTTGATATAACTTTAGCTGATGGGGAGGAACTCGCAGACTGCGGAGGAATTGTAGTCATTCATACTCCCGGCCATACACCAGGACATATATGCTTGTACCATAAAGCAACTAAAACTCTCATAGTTGGAGATGCAATGAATATCTCTGAAGGACAACTTGTCGGAACAAATAACTTGATTTTAACAGAAGAAGATGCAAAAACAGCCGCAGCTTCGCTTAAAAAGTTTGAAAAATATGATGTTGAGAATGTGATAACATATCACGGGGGTCTGTTTAACGATAACCCCAACCAGAAAATTAAAGATTTTAATAAAGATGAGGCGTAA
- a CDS encoding exopolysaccharide biosynthesis protein, with product MPETKSNECFSISLEDISSKIPDDGINIRDFLDLMGDRGGLIICLILATPFLIPVSIPGSSIPFGLGIMFIGISRIFNRYLIPKFIMEYVLPKDTLLKILNGTMTALGKVEKYIKPRFLVLSKGPAISRFSLSLMVFTSFLLMLPLPVPLTDSLPGYSIFFLVLGILEHDGYFILAGYILTSITTIYFSLIFLFGYAGITFVLSHFGIYMPQF from the coding sequence TTGCCTGAAACTAAGTCTAACGAATGCTTTTCAATATCACTGGAAGATATATCTTCTAAAATTCCGGATGATGGTATTAATATAAGAGACTTCCTCGATTTAATGGGTGATCGTGGGGGGTTGATTATATGCTTAATTTTAGCAACTCCTTTTTTAATTCCAGTATCTATTCCAGGATCCAGCATACCTTTTGGACTTGGAATTATGTTTATTGGAATAAGCAGGATTTTTAACAGGTATCTAATACCTAAATTTATTATGGAATATGTACTGCCGAAGGATACTCTCTTGAAGATACTAAATGGAACCATGACGGCTTTAGGAAAAGTAGAAAAGTATATTAAGCCCCGCTTTTTAGTATTGAGTAAAGGCCCTGCAATAAGTCGATTTAGTCTTTCTCTAATGGTATTTACTTCGTTTTTACTTATGCTCCCCTTACCTGTACCATTAACAGACAGTTTGCCGGGATATTCAATCTTTTTTTTAGTCTTAGGTATCCTTGAACACGATGGCTACTTCATTTTAGCAGGATATATACTGACCAGCATCACCACTATTTACTTTAGCCTGATATTTTTGTTTGGCTATGCTGGAATAACCTTTGTTTTATCCCATTTTGGGATATATATGCCTCAATTTTAG
- a CDS encoding AbrB/MazE/SpoVT family DNA-binding domain-containing protein — MGNYKDRHFWGSVKVGERGQIVIPKEARDRFDIKPGDSLVVFGRDKNQKLILFKGDVMRDYALKILENLDSQD; from the coding sequence ATGGGAAATTATAAGGATCGGCATTTTTGGGGCAGTGTTAAGGTAGGAGAGCGAGGACAGATCGTTATTCCTAAAGAAGCTAGAGATAGATTTGATATTAAACCTGGAGATAGTTTAGTAGTCTTTGGAAGAGACAAAAATCAGAAGCTTATACTCTTTAAAGGAGATGTAATGAGGGACTATGCACTTAAAATACTTGAAAATTTAGACAGTCAAGATTAA